One part of the Vibrio palustris genome encodes these proteins:
- a CDS encoding universal stress protein, whose amino-acid sequence MQHIIACIDGSSYSQSVTALAAWAAQRIVCPLTLLHVLDDAKPEADIQLSGHIGLGSREHLLTQLAELDEQRAKIALKYGQVLLSDLEIFADKWDIAEVYKQQKHGNLVETLKEMADTTRVVVMGKSGELHQNDEKTLGSHLESVVRAIHSHILVSPSEFSQAPTSYVLAFDGSDISEKLVEKAINTPLLKGMTCHLVMVDDKQTPKEFKSASHRLQQQGVTVIEAHLMGNVVADSVLKYQQQHDIGLIAMGAYGHSKFRHWFVGSTTTKILTNATVPLLLIR is encoded by the coding sequence ATGCAACATATTATCGCCTGTATCGATGGTTCATCTTATTCGCAATCAGTGACGGCTCTTGCCGCTTGGGCGGCACAGCGTATTGTTTGTCCGCTCACCTTATTGCACGTACTCGATGATGCTAAACCGGAAGCCGATATTCAACTAAGTGGGCATATTGGTTTAGGGAGTCGTGAGCATTTACTCACCCAGCTTGCCGAACTCGACGAGCAACGCGCTAAAATCGCCTTGAAGTATGGACAGGTCTTGTTAAGCGATCTCGAAATATTCGCGGATAAATGGGATATCGCTGAGGTTTATAAGCAACAAAAACACGGTAATCTCGTGGAAACACTCAAAGAGATGGCGGACACGACCCGAGTGGTGGTGATGGGGAAATCTGGCGAGCTGCATCAAAATGACGAAAAAACGCTAGGATCACATTTAGAAAGTGTCGTACGTGCCATACATTCTCATATACTCGTCTCACCCAGTGAGTTTTCACAAGCGCCAACCAGTTATGTACTTGCGTTTGATGGTAGCGATATCAGCGAGAAACTCGTCGAAAAAGCGATAAATACACCACTCTTGAAAGGCATGACATGTCATTTAGTCATGGTCGACGACAAGCAAACACCTAAAGAATTTAAGTCGGCATCACATCGATTACAACAACAGGGAGTGACCGTTATCGAAGCCCATTTAATGGGAAACGTTGTCGCAGATAGCGTATTAAAATATCAACAGCAACATGATATTGGCTTAATTGCCATGGGCGCTTATGGACATTCTAAGTTTCGTCATTGGTTTGTCGGCAGTACGACCACTAAGATATTAACGAATGCGACGGTACCATTGCTATTGATCCGCTAA
- the cspE gene encoding transcription antiterminator/RNA stability regulator CspE, translating into MSNAKSTGLVKWFNEEKGFGFITQSNGGADVFVHFRAIASEGFKTLTDGQKVEFDVEQGQKGLQAANVVAL; encoded by the coding sequence ATGTCTAATGCAAAATCAACAGGTCTAGTTAAATGGTTCAACGAAGAGAAAGGCTTTGGCTTTATTACTCAAAGCAATGGCGGTGCTGACGTATTCGTTCACTTCCGTGCTATCGCTTCTGAAGGCTTCAAAACTTTGACTGACGGTCAAAAAGTAGAATTTGACGTAGAACAAGGTCAAAAAGGTCTTCAAGCTGCAAACGTTGTAGCTCTATAA
- the yejK gene encoding nucleoid-associated protein YejK translates to MSLHLSNVILHQLRKNDNDELVVNFRAQALDNDTSTENLVAELHRVFNAKAGKGFGSFQEDSQFQGWLQELRQGTRDFYDFSQLSGQRLRDELAKYPFADEGILVFAEYQSLATDYLFIGLLPMNQSLKVTEGLDISATDYLDINKMDIAARIDISSFETDKDSNRYLSYIKGRVGRKVADFFLDFLQASVGLDTKQQNQVLMQAVQDFCSDAKLEKDEAISYKKQVAEYCTEQIKSGDEIEVQELSGELAPSTDGTSFLEYTQQHGYELEESFPGDRTAVRKLTKYVGAGGGLNISFDSLLMGERVFYDPETDTLTIKGTPPNLRDQLNRNK, encoded by the coding sequence ATGAGTCTGCACCTTTCTAACGTCATTTTGCACCAATTACGTAAAAATGATAACGACGAGCTCGTCGTAAACTTTAGAGCACAAGCCCTTGATAATGACACATCCACTGAAAATCTAGTGGCAGAATTGCATCGCGTGTTTAATGCAAAAGCTGGTAAAGGTTTCGGTTCCTTTCAAGAAGATAGTCAATTTCAGGGCTGGCTGCAGGAATTACGTCAAGGAACGCGTGATTTTTATGACTTTTCGCAGCTAAGTGGTCAACGTTTGCGCGATGAGCTCGCAAAGTACCCATTTGCTGATGAAGGTATTTTAGTCTTCGCTGAGTATCAATCGCTGGCAACAGACTACTTGTTTATTGGTCTTTTGCCTATGAATCAAAGCCTAAAAGTGACTGAAGGTCTCGATATTAGTGCGACAGATTACCTTGATATCAATAAAATGGATATTGCGGCTCGAATTGACATTTCTAGCTTTGAAACGGATAAAGACTCGAATCGCTATTTGTCTTATATCAAAGGTCGTGTTGGACGTAAGGTCGCTGATTTCTTTTTAGATTTCTTACAAGCGAGTGTTGGTCTAGATACTAAGCAACAAAACCAAGTATTAATGCAGGCAGTACAAGATTTCTGTTCTGACGCTAAGCTTGAGAAAGATGAAGCCATTAGCTACAAAAAACAGGTCGCTGAATACTGTACAGAACAAATTAAGTCGGGTGATGAGATTGAAGTTCAAGAACTGTCTGGTGAATTAGCGCCAAGTACAGATGGAACGAGCTTCTTAGAATATACTCAGCAACATGGTTACGAGCTCGAAGAGAGCTTCCCGGGTGATCGTACCGCGGTTCGTAAACTGACCAAATACGTCGGCGCTGGTGGTGGTTTGAACATTAGTTTTGATAGTTTATTAATGGGCGAGCGAGTGTTCTACGATCCAGAAACGGATACCTTAACGATTAAAGGCACGCCGCCCAATTTACGTGATCAATTAAACCGCAATAAATAA
- the asd gene encoding aspartate-semialdehyde dehydrogenase, giving the protein MKVGLVGWRGMVGSVLMQRMVEEGDFDLIEPTFFSTSQVGGAAPNFGKDAGTLKDAFDINSLKHLDAIITCQGGGYTEQVYPQLRQAGWKGYWIDAASTLRMADDSIITLDPVNLTQIQQGIHSGTKTFVGGNCTVSLMLMGLGGLFEKGLVEWTSAMTYQAASGSGAKNMRELINQMGVIADSVSSELANPASSILTIDRKVAETMRATSFPTQEFGVPLAGSLIPWIDVKREDGQSKEEWKGGVEANKILGLQDSPVPIDGTCVRVGAMRCHSQALTIKLKQNVPMDEIEDIIASHNEWATVVPNDRSITEQNLSPAKVTGTLSVPVGRLRKMKMGDDFLNAFTVGDQLLWGAAEPLRRSLRIILAEK; this is encoded by the coding sequence ATGAAAGTAGGTCTAGTAGGTTGGCGCGGCATGGTCGGGTCAGTATTAATGCAACGCATGGTAGAAGAAGGGGACTTTGATCTTATCGAACCGACCTTCTTTAGTACTTCGCAAGTCGGAGGAGCGGCCCCAAACTTTGGTAAAGACGCAGGTACGCTAAAAGATGCATTTGATATTAATAGTTTAAAGCATCTTGATGCGATCATTACTTGTCAAGGTGGCGGCTATACTGAGCAAGTGTACCCACAACTTCGCCAAGCCGGATGGAAGGGCTACTGGATTGATGCGGCTTCAACATTACGCATGGCAGATGATTCTATCATCACGCTAGACCCTGTGAACTTGACGCAAATTCAACAAGGTATCCATAGCGGTACGAAAACATTTGTCGGCGGAAACTGTACGGTAAGCTTGATGCTAATGGGCTTAGGTGGGTTATTCGAGAAAGGGCTGGTGGAATGGACCAGTGCAATGACGTACCAAGCGGCTTCTGGCTCTGGCGCTAAAAATATGCGCGAGCTGATTAACCAAATGGGTGTCATTGCCGACTCTGTTAGTTCAGAGCTTGCCAATCCAGCGAGCTCCATTTTAACTATTGATCGTAAAGTTGCGGAAACCATGCGTGCAACCTCTTTCCCAACACAAGAGTTTGGTGTGCCATTGGCTGGTTCGTTAATTCCATGGATTGATGTGAAGCGTGAAGACGGTCAAAGTAAAGAAGAGTGGAAAGGTGGCGTTGAAGCCAATAAGATCTTAGGGTTACAAGATTCACCAGTGCCTATTGATGGGACATGTGTGCGTGTTGGAGCGATGCGTTGTCATTCACAAGCATTAACGATCAAACTTAAGCAAAATGTCCCTATGGATGAAATTGAAGATATCATTGCATCTCATAACGAGTGGGCAACTGTTGTACCAAACGATCGCAGTATTACCGAGCAGAACTTATCACCTGCCAAAGTGACCGGCACATTATCTGTACCTGTAGGGCGTTTGCGTAAAATGAAAATGGGTGATGACTTCTTGAATGCATTTACAGTCGGTGACCAACTATTGTGGGGGGCGGCCGAACCTTTACGTCGTTCGCTCCGTATCATTCTTGCAGAGAAATAA
- a CDS encoding SulP family inorganic anion transporter, with translation MIETIKREWFSNIRADILAGTVVALALIPEAIAFSIIAGVDPKIGLYASFCIAVVISFLGGRPGMISAATGAMALLMVTLVKEHGLQYLLAATVLTGLLQIVFGYIRLGNLMRFVSRSVVTGFVNALAILIFMAQLPELTNVSWNVYAMTAAGLAIIYLFPYIPYIGKIIPSPLVCIISLTIVAVSMGLTIRNVGDMGQLPDTLPIFLWPDVPLTLETLRIIFPYSLGLAIVGLLESMMTATIVDDLTDTSSDKNRECKGQGTANVITGFIGGMAGCAMIGQSIINIKSGGRGRLSTFCAGLFLLIMVVFLSDYLKLIPMAALVAVMIMVSIGTFSWSSIRDLKSHPLSTNIVMLATVAVVVATHNLALGVFVGVLLASLFFANKIGRYMNVSSEISNDGHSRTYQVIGQVFFASSDQFLAYFDFKEAVAHVTIDLTHAHFWDITSVSSLDRAVIKFRREGTEVNVIGMNQATATIVDKFGVHDKPEDVAKLMDGH, from the coding sequence ATGATAGAGACAATAAAACGTGAATGGTTCTCAAATATACGCGCAGACATACTCGCCGGAACCGTTGTTGCGCTGGCTCTGATTCCTGAAGCTATCGCGTTTTCGATTATCGCGGGCGTTGATCCTAAAATTGGCTTATATGCCTCTTTTTGTATCGCGGTTGTTATTTCTTTTTTAGGCGGACGTCCCGGTATGATTTCTGCTGCAACTGGGGCCATGGCTCTTCTCATGGTAACGTTAGTCAAAGAGCATGGCTTACAATACTTGCTCGCCGCAACCGTGCTGACCGGTCTGTTACAAATCGTATTTGGCTACATTCGCTTAGGAAATTTAATGCGCTTTGTCTCACGTTCTGTTGTCACCGGTTTTGTTAATGCTCTGGCGATTTTAATCTTTATGGCGCAGCTTCCTGAACTCACTAATGTCTCTTGGAATGTTTATGCAATGACGGCAGCAGGGCTGGCGATCATTTACTTATTTCCTTATATTCCTTATATCGGGAAAATCATTCCCTCTCCGTTAGTGTGTATTATCAGCTTAACAATTGTTGCAGTCAGCATGGGGTTAACGATCCGTAATGTTGGCGACATGGGGCAACTACCTGATACTCTTCCGATCTTTTTATGGCCCGATGTACCACTGACCCTGGAAACACTGCGAATTATTTTCCCCTACTCACTTGGTTTAGCGATTGTGGGCTTATTAGAATCGATGATGACTGCGACAATAGTCGATGATTTAACCGATACCAGCAGTGATAAAAACCGCGAATGTAAAGGTCAAGGGACGGCAAATGTGATTACTGGCTTCATCGGTGGCATGGCAGGCTGTGCCATGATTGGTCAATCGATTATTAATATCAAATCGGGCGGACGAGGCCGTTTATCCACGTTCTGTGCCGGTCTTTTTTTATTAATTATGGTGGTGTTCTTAAGTGATTATCTTAAGCTTATCCCTATGGCGGCCTTAGTTGCGGTAATGATTATGGTATCCATCGGAACATTTTCTTGGAGCTCGATTCGTGATCTTAAATCTCACCCACTTTCAACGAATATCGTGATGCTCGCCACTGTAGCGGTTGTCGTTGCTACGCATAACTTAGCGTTAGGTGTATTCGTCGGCGTGTTATTAGCCTCGCTCTTTTTTGCTAACAAAATCGGGCGCTATATGAACGTATCGAGTGAAATCTCAAACGATGGTCATTCACGCACCTACCAAGTTATCGGCCAAGTTTTTTTTGCATCATCCGATCAATTTCTCGCATATTTCGACTTCAAAGAAGCGGTAGCGCATGTCACTATCGATCTGACACATGCGCATTTTTGGGATATTACTTCGGTCTCTTCGCTTGATCGCGCAGTGATTAAATTCCGCCGCGAAGGTACCGAAGTGAATGTCATCGGCATGAACCAAGCAACAGCAACGATCGTGGATAAATTTGGTGTACACGATAAACCAGAAGATGTAGCCAAATTAATGGACGGACATTAA
- a CDS encoding DMT family transporter, translating into MNLFYLVLALTSGMGLSIQAAVNSRLSSGVNDQPLMAAFISFTIGAICLGVLALVQVQWSGMTQQLAAQPWWRWVGGAIGAMVVFTSVFLAPRIGITNTMFLFIIGQLITGMLIDSFGWIQMPIRPVFWWKYVGLVLMLLGLSLFMFGERLFGSS; encoded by the coding sequence ATGAACCTTTTTTATTTAGTACTCGCGCTCACCAGTGGTATGGGATTGTCTATTCAGGCTGCGGTTAACAGTCGCTTGAGCTCTGGCGTCAATGATCAACCTCTGATGGCTGCATTTATATCGTTTACCATTGGCGCAATTTGCTTAGGTGTGTTGGCTCTAGTACAAGTGCAATGGTCTGGAATGACGCAGCAGCTTGCCGCGCAACCTTGGTGGCGTTGGGTTGGTGGTGCAATTGGAGCGATGGTTGTCTTTACTAGCGTTTTTTTAGCGCCGCGTATTGGTATCACTAACACTATGTTTTTATTTATTATTGGCCAACTTATCACCGGAATGTTGATTGATAGCTTCGGCTGGATACAAATGCCTATACGCCCGGTCTTTTGGTGGAAATACGTCGGCTTGGTTTTAATGCTACTCGGGTTATCATTATTCATGTTCGGTGAACGTTTGTTTGGCTCCTCTTAA
- a CDS encoding type 1 glutamine amidotransferase domain-containing protein, protein MKVLVVLTSHDKLGNTGHKTGFWLEELAAPYYAMQDAGVEMTLASPAGGQPPLDPGSAGEDFQTDDTRRFEKDPVAQERLANTMTLAEVDINEYDGVFYPGGHGPLWDLAEDKTSIAIIEETIKSNKPVALVCHAPGALRHVKNAQGEPLVNGKKVTGFSNSEEAAVQLTDVVPFLVENMLQENGGEYSKADDWTSYVLTDGLLITGQNPQSSAETATALITKLNS, encoded by the coding sequence ATGAAAGTACTTGTTGTACTTACCTCGCATGATAAGTTGGGTAACACAGGCCATAAAACTGGTTTCTGGCTAGAAGAGCTAGCAGCGCCTTATTACGCAATGCAAGATGCAGGAGTTGAAATGACGCTAGCATCTCCAGCGGGTGGCCAGCCTCCACTTGATCCTGGTAGTGCTGGTGAAGATTTCCAAACTGACGATACACGTCGCTTTGAGAAAGATCCTGTTGCTCAAGAGCGTTTAGCGAATACCATGACGCTTGCTGAAGTCGATATCAATGAATACGACGGTGTTTTCTATCCAGGCGGTCACGGTCCATTGTGGGATCTGGCGGAAGATAAAACATCGATAGCTATTATTGAAGAAACCATCAAATCTAATAAGCCAGTTGCATTGGTGTGTCATGCACCGGGCGCATTACGTCATGTGAAGAACGCACAAGGCGAGCCGCTTGTTAACGGTAAGAAAGTGACAGGTTTTTCTAACTCTGAAGAAGCGGCGGTACAATTGACCGACGTCGTTCCTTTCTTAGTAGAAAACATGCTGCAAGAAAATGGTGGTGAGTATTCAAAAGCGGATGATTGGACATCTTATGTTCTCACTGATGGATTGTTGATTACGGGTCAAAACCCACAATCTTCAGCTGAAACCGCAACGGCGTTAATTACTAAATTAAATAGTTAA
- the nhaC gene encoding Na+/H+ antiporter NhaC produces MVPAGKRLPSILQVIVSLGLFLLIAFSFTAKLNLPIQLALYIGWFIIIVLGIRLGHKYQDLEKAALNGISNGLGAVLILLAVGALVGTWIAGGIVPTIIYYGLKAIHPSIFLLATMLICSLTALATGTSWGAAGTAGIAMMGIGQGLGVPAPVTAGAVLSGCYFGDKMSPLSDSVILASSMSNVEVVEHIKGMLPIAAISYGITAVLFTALGFHYSGQVDMSQVQSVMQAMQNQFDITPYSFVPVVIVLALLALRLPSFPVISFGSLLGIIWAVMIQDMNALTAFNTAWAPYSIDSGVEFIDSILNRGGMSSMLSSVAVIVFGLGFGGLLDKVGILETIANLFSHRVKSAGSLATSTIGTAFLGNVFGSAMYVSLILTPKICAKNYDRLGFKRKNLSRNAEFGGTLTSGMVPWSDNGIYMASILGVATLSYAPFMWLSFVCIIVTIVCSYMGWFVDPCEPVVTDEHNDTQIVSEKQALTNA; encoded by the coding sequence ATGGTACCTGCGGGCAAGCGCTTACCAAGCATACTGCAAGTTATTGTGTCACTAGGTTTGTTTCTACTGATCGCATTTTCGTTCACAGCAAAACTTAATTTACCTATCCAACTCGCTCTGTATATCGGTTGGTTTATTATTATTGTTCTTGGTATACGTTTAGGCCATAAGTATCAAGACTTAGAAAAAGCGGCTTTGAACGGGATATCAAACGGATTAGGTGCCGTGCTGATCTTACTCGCCGTTGGAGCTTTAGTCGGCACATGGATTGCAGGGGGAATTGTACCCACCATTATTTATTACGGCCTAAAAGCGATTCATCCCTCTATATTCTTGCTTGCCACAATGTTAATTTGCTCACTAACAGCGCTTGCAACCGGCACCTCTTGGGGTGCAGCCGGTACCGCCGGCATCGCAATGATGGGAATTGGCCAAGGTCTTGGTGTTCCGGCTCCCGTTACCGCAGGCGCAGTACTATCAGGTTGTTATTTTGGCGATAAAATGTCGCCCCTCTCTGATTCCGTTATTTTAGCGTCAAGCATGTCTAACGTGGAAGTCGTTGAACATATCAAAGGTATGCTGCCGATTGCAGCCATCAGCTATGGGATTACTGCCGTTCTGTTCACCGCACTTGGCTTTCACTATTCAGGTCAAGTCGATATGTCGCAAGTGCAATCGGTAATGCAGGCAATGCAGAATCAATTTGATATCACTCCCTACTCTTTTGTCCCTGTCGTAATTGTCTTAGCATTGTTGGCTCTTAGGCTGCCATCATTCCCTGTGATTAGTTTCGGCTCATTGCTGGGTATTATTTGGGCTGTAATGATTCAAGATATGAATGCGCTGACCGCATTTAATACCGCGTGGGCGCCTTATAGTATTGATTCAGGTGTTGAGTTCATCGATTCAATTTTAAACCGTGGTGGTATGTCATCAATGCTTAGTTCGGTCGCAGTGATTGTCTTCGGACTCGGGTTCGGCGGATTACTTGATAAAGTTGGCATACTGGAAACCATTGCCAACCTCTTTTCCCATCGCGTGAAAAGTGCTGGGTCATTAGCGACAAGTACCATAGGCACAGCATTCCTAGGTAATGTGTTTGGCTCAGCCATGTATGTTTCTCTTATCTTGACACCAAAAATATGCGCGAAAAATTATGATCGCCTTGGTTTCAAACGTAAGAACCTATCCCGTAACGCAGAGTTTGGTGGCACCTTAACATCGGGTATGGTGCCATGGAGCGATAACGGTATTTATATGGCTAGCATCTTAGGCGTTGCTACCTTGTCTTATGCGCCTTTCATGTGGCTCAGCTTTGTGTGCATTATTGTCACTATCGTCTGCTCTTACATGGGATGGTTTGTCGACCCATGTGAACCAGTCGTCACCGATGAGCATAACGACACGCAGATAGTCTCAGAGAAACAAGCGCTGACTAACGCGTAG
- a CDS encoding DOPA 4,5-dioxygenase family protein: MEAIKRPVNVHQAYHAHVYFNQDTLEFARDLCHKAGEQFTATIGRVHEKLVGPHTMWSCQIKFSTKVFDDIIPWLEENRNGLTIFVHGLTGDDLADHTTYAYWLGDPVAIDLSGL; the protein is encoded by the coding sequence ATGGAAGCAATCAAACGCCCGGTTAATGTGCATCAAGCTTATCATGCTCATGTCTATTTCAATCAGGACACACTCGAGTTTGCTCGCGACTTATGCCATAAAGCGGGTGAACAATTTACCGCGACAATTGGCCGTGTACATGAAAAGCTTGTTGGCCCTCACACGATGTGGAGTTGTCAGATAAAGTTTTCCACCAAGGTTTTTGACGACATTATCCCTTGGCTAGAAGAAAACCGTAATGGTCTAACTATCTTTGTTCACGGACTCACTGGAGATGATCTGGCGGATCATACGACTTACGCCTACTGGCTTGGTGATCCGGTTGCCATCGATTTATCAGGGCTTTAA
- a CDS encoding YejL family protein, with the protein MPITSKYSDEQVETILTEIAAVLDKHESSSELTLMIAGNIATNVINTNVAAKQRKSIAEKFSQALISSIDD; encoded by the coding sequence ATGCCAATTACATCAAAATATAGTGACGAACAAGTTGAAACAATTCTGACGGAAATTGCGGCTGTTCTTGATAAACATGAATCATCATCTGAGTTAACATTGATGATTGCTGGCAATATTGCCACCAATGTCATTAACACCAATGTGGCAGCGAAGCAACGCAAATCGATTGCAGAAAAATTCTCGCAAGCGTTGATCTCGTCAATCGACGATTGA
- a CDS encoding DUF3413 domain-containing protein — protein sequence MVDSGNTYGERVSRLVGWGHWFAFFNIIAAMLIGTRYIAQSPWPDTFLGQLYLSVSWVGHFGFLVFALYLLILFPLTFVIPSRSVFRFFAVCFSTIGLTVLLVDTQAYQIINLHLTPVVWELLFSDEANRLSTDLQHLFVVLPLIFLLELGLSEWVWRKQRKLSHKRIGRPMAAVFFVCFITSHLIYVWSDAYFYEPVTSQKSNFPLSYPMTAKSFMEKHGLLDRDEYRKRLKENQQNNVDLMDYPREKIRFGRRANQLNVLLVSVNNLRADALNARLMPNTEAYAQQNLQFLNHYSSSNDMFGVFGLFYGLPSSYETSIAAQGVAPVMLDVFKSHKYQFGLFSGDNFDDDLYKKTMFSHTSLQKQSFVKGLSHDVQTIDNWAKWAKNNQNKHWFSYLELTSVADFNDFSSSHAQGSPAERLKNDYQQSVSQADNELANLFAKIKQLNLSNNTVVIITSNHGMEFNETKTNSWGSNTNYSQYQIKVPMVIHWPGKLAAQFKHRSSHLDLSVTLMQDLMGVSSNPSDFSSGRNLFDETKRKWILAGDQKELALITGNKTTVIDKFGNFKLYNEKYHRIHHESPTLPVLLQGLTELQRFYSKDN from the coding sequence ATGGTAGATAGCGGAAATACATACGGCGAGCGCGTATCGCGACTCGTCGGTTGGGGGCACTGGTTTGCCTTCTTTAATATCATTGCTGCAATGTTGATCGGTACGCGGTACATCGCTCAATCACCATGGCCTGACACCTTCCTCGGACAACTGTATCTATCAGTCTCTTGGGTGGGTCATTTTGGCTTTCTGGTTTTCGCACTTTACCTGTTAATTCTGTTTCCACTGACCTTCGTCATCCCGTCAAGGTCAGTGTTCCGGTTTTTCGCAGTGTGTTTTTCTACCATCGGATTAACCGTACTGCTGGTTGATACTCAAGCCTATCAAATTATTAATTTACACCTAACTCCTGTTGTATGGGAGTTATTATTCAGTGATGAAGCCAATCGCTTAAGTACCGATCTTCAACACTTATTCGTTGTATTACCGCTTATTTTTTTACTGGAGCTGGGCCTATCCGAATGGGTATGGCGCAAACAGCGTAAACTGTCACATAAACGTATTGGACGCCCAATGGCAGCGGTGTTTTTTGTTTGCTTCATTACCAGCCACCTCATCTACGTATGGTCAGATGCCTATTTCTATGAGCCTGTCACTAGCCAAAAATCTAACTTTCCGCTCTCATACCCAATGACAGCAAAATCCTTTATGGAGAAGCATGGCTTACTGGATAGAGACGAATATCGTAAACGCCTTAAAGAAAATCAACAAAATAACGTCGACCTCATGGATTATCCACGAGAAAAAATTCGATTTGGGCGCCGAGCAAATCAACTGAACGTGCTGCTAGTGAGCGTGAATAATTTACGTGCCGACGCACTCAATGCTCGCCTAATGCCTAATACAGAAGCTTACGCGCAGCAGAACCTGCAATTTCTCAATCACTACAGCTCAAGTAATGATATGTTCGGGGTGTTTGGTTTGTTCTATGGGTTGCCAAGTAGTTACGAAACCAGTATTGCAGCCCAAGGCGTCGCACCAGTTATGTTGGATGTGTTTAAATCGCATAAATACCAGTTTGGTCTATTTAGCGGTGATAACTTCGACGACGATCTTTACAAAAAAACCATGTTCAGTCATACCTCGCTGCAAAAACAGTCATTTGTTAAAGGCCTATCGCATGATGTGCAGACTATTGATAACTGGGCAAAATGGGCAAAAAACAATCAAAACAAACATTGGTTTAGTTATTTAGAACTGACTTCTGTCGCCGACTTTAATGACTTCAGCTCTTCACATGCTCAAGGTTCGCCTGCTGAACGATTAAAGAATGATTACCAACAATCAGTGAGCCAAGCCGATAACGAATTGGCAAACTTATTCGCCAAGATTAAACAGCTCAATCTGAGTAATAATACGGTGGTTATTATCACCTCTAATCATGGTATGGAATTTAATGAAACAAAAACCAATAGCTGGGGCTCAAACACAAATTACAGCCAATATCAGATCAAAGTGCCGATGGTGATCCACTGGCCGGGTAAGCTGGCCGCACAATTTAAGCATCGTTCTAGCCACTTAGATCTTTCTGTTACCCTCATGCAGGATTTAATGGGTGTCTCGTCTAACCCAAGTGACTTCAGTAGCGGTCGTAACTTATTTGACGAAACCAAACGCAAATGGATTTTAGCTGGGGATCAAAAAGAATTGGCCTTGATCACAGGTAACAAAACGACGGTTATCGATAAGTTTGGTAATTTCAAACTGTACAATGAAAAGTATCATCGCATTCACCATGAAAGCCCAACATTGCCTGTCTTGTTACAAGGCTTAACTGAACTACAACGATTTTATTCAAAAGATAATTAA
- a CDS encoding HAD family hydrolase: MPNALHVFDMDETLINADCTMVWHQFLVDKGFASHQFIEEDQRLMALYAQGKLDINEYLQFSLSPISHLSKVWLRALIEECIDKHIISTQFPESVRLIDSLKQDNVDILIISASAAFLIEPLAQRMGIKHAIGVDLVDDGQYYHAQISGTPSYREGKVTRLQQWQNKQTKTYHELHFYTDSINDLPLCEYADYVYLVNPCSRLKRYFTERHLPHWTVLNWGSL; encoded by the coding sequence ATGCCTAACGCTTTACATGTTTTCGATATGGACGAAACCTTAATCAACGCCGACTGCACGATGGTTTGGCATCAATTTTTAGTCGATAAAGGGTTCGCCTCACACCAGTTTATTGAAGAAGATCAGCGTTTAATGGCATTGTATGCGCAAGGGAAATTAGACATTAACGAGTATTTACAGTTTTCACTTTCCCCCATTTCACATCTGTCTAAAGTTTGGTTACGTGCGCTTATTGAAGAGTGTATTGATAAGCATATAATTAGCACACAATTCCCTGAATCTGTTCGATTAATTGACTCATTAAAGCAAGATAATGTGGATATATTGATTATTTCTGCCAGTGCGGCATTTTTAATTGAGCCTCTTGCCCAACGTATGGGGATTAAGCATGCCATTGGTGTCGATCTCGTCGACGATGGTCAGTATTACCACGCACAAATATCGGGAACGCCTAGCTACCGAGAAGGTAAAGTCACGCGTTTACAACAGTGGCAGAACAAACAAACCAAGACATATCATGAACTCCATTTTTATACAGACTCTATCAATGACCTACCGCTGTGTGAATATGCAGATTACGTCTATTTAGTTAATCCATGCTCACGTTTAAAGCGCTACTTCACAGAGCGACACCTTCCCCACTGGACGGTGCTTAATTGGGGCTCGCTTTAA